From a region of the Zerene cesonia ecotype Mississippi chromosome 11, Zerene_cesonia_1.1, whole genome shotgun sequence genome:
- the LOC119830153 gene encoding diuretic hormone 1 isoform X3, with protein MQMWWAVCCVAVVVGSVYADAAPASSELSHSIDWTQLEPAPDDESIEYALSPGGRYPSAPWLYLLADVPRDSQEEVGRIKRRMPSLSIDLPMSVLRNKLSLEKDRKIHALRAAANRDFLNDIGKRGFLWSSAVNTDTY; from the exons CAGATGTGGTGGGCAGTATGTTGCGTTGCGGTGGTCGTCGGCAGCGTGTACGCAGACGCCGCGCCAGCTTCCAGCGAGCTCTCCCACTCCATTGACTGGACTCAATTGGAACCGGCTCCTGATGAt GAAAGCATCGAATACGCCCTGTCGCCGGGAGGCCGCTATCCCTCCGCGCCCTGGCTCTACCTGCTCGCTGACGTTCCCCGAGATTCACag GAGGAGGTTGGCCGCATCAAGCGACGGATGCCCTCCCTGTCCATCGACCTGCCCATGTCCGTGCTACGAAACAAGCTGAGCCTCGAAAAAGATAGGAAGATCCACGCGCTGCGAGCGGCCGCTAACAGAGACTTCCTAAATGACATCGGAAAACGAG GTTTTCTGTGGAGCTCCGCGGTAAATACGGATACTTATTAG
- the LOC119830153 gene encoding diuretic hormone 45 isoform X1 codes for MQMWWAVCCVAVVVGSVYADAAPASSELSHSIDWTQLEPAPDDESIEYALSPGGRYPSAPWLYLLADVPRDSQRLPVLRESRSRPKRKMPSLSINNPMEVLRQRLLLEVARKQMREASQRQAVANRVFLQNVGKRGIWANSISSRYDN; via the exons CAGATGTGGTGGGCAGTATGTTGCGTTGCGGTGGTCGTCGGCAGCGTGTACGCAGACGCCGCGCCAGCTTCCAGCGAGCTCTCCCACTCCATTGACTGGACTCAATTGGAACCGGCTCCTGATGAt GAAAGCATCGAATACGCCCTGTCGCCGGGAGGCCGCTATCCCTCCGCGCCCTGGCTCTACCTGCTCGCTGACGTTCCCCGAGATTCACag AGGCTACCAGTTCTGCGGGAGAGTCGCTCTCGGCCCAAACGCAAAATGCCATCTCTGTCCATCAACAACCCTATGGAAGTTCTTCGACAGCGGCTTTTATTGGAGGTTGCACGCAAGCAAATGCGCGAAGCCAGCCAGAGACAAGCGGTCGCGAATAGGGTCTTCCTGCAGAACGTAGGCAAACGag GTATCTGGGCGAACTCAATTTCATCTCGCTACGACAACTAA
- the LOC119830554 gene encoding dynein regulatory complex protein 9-like produces the protein MMKDKRQDTILNTNMRLSYVEKWLSARAEALDLQHRVEMKPAPSQDIEKHVHDQVVEAYKLQTKEREDSLFYWQARYAKDTADLTARLNNQCERLREAVCRRTELQKLFDLHEGEMRAWLTFKRERAARLAREERSRVAATRIQAWWRGVMVRRCLGVFRQLKNTKKTPSKLKRK, from the exons ATGATGAAAGATAAAAGACAG gatacaatattaaatacgaaTATGCGTTTAAGTTACGTGGAGAAATGGTTATCTGCACGGGCAGAAGCTTTAGATTTACAGCATCGTGTGGAAATGAAACCAGCACCCAGTCAAGATATCGAGAAACACGTCCACGATCAAGTGGTCGAGGCTTATAAACTTCAGACAAAG gAAAGAGaggattcattattttattggcaAGCTCGCTACGCAAAAGATACAGCTGATTTAACTGCcagattaaataatcaatgtGAACGCTTGAGGGAAGCGGTGTGTCGGCGAACCGAGCTGCAAAAATTG TTCGATCTACACGAGGGAGAAATGCGCGCATGGCTGACTTTTAAAAGGGAGCGCGCAGCTAGGCTCGCTCGTGAGGAACGCTCGCGCGTGGCCGCCACGCGCATTCAGGCGTGGTGGCGTGGTGTCATGGTGCGGCGCTGCCTTGGCGTATTCCGACAATTAAAGAACACCAAGAAAACGCCTAGTAAActgaaaaggaaataa
- the LOC119830153 gene encoding diuretic hormone 45 isoform X2 produces MMWWAVCCVAVVVGSVYADAAPASSELSHSIDWTQLEPAPDDESIEYALSPGGRYPSAPWLYLLADVPRDSQRLPVLRESRSRPKRKMPSLSINNPMEVLRQRLLLEVARKQMREASQRQAVANRVFLQNVGKRGIWANSISSRYDN; encoded by the exons ATGTGGTGGGCAGTATGTTGCGTTGCGGTGGTCGTCGGCAGCGTGTACGCAGACGCCGCGCCAGCTTCCAGCGAGCTCTCCCACTCCATTGACTGGACTCAATTGGAACCGGCTCCTGATGAt GAAAGCATCGAATACGCCCTGTCGCCGGGAGGCCGCTATCCCTCCGCGCCCTGGCTCTACCTGCTCGCTGACGTTCCCCGAGATTCACag AGGCTACCAGTTCTGCGGGAGAGTCGCTCTCGGCCCAAACGCAAAATGCCATCTCTGTCCATCAACAACCCTATGGAAGTTCTTCGACAGCGGCTTTTATTGGAGGTTGCACGCAAGCAAATGCGCGAAGCCAGCCAGAGACAAGCGGTCGCGAATAGGGTCTTCCTGCAGAACGTAGGCAAACGag GTATCTGGGCGAACTCAATTTCATCTCGCTACGACAACTAA
- the LOC119830153 gene encoding diuretic hormone 45 isoform X4: MQMWWAVCCVAVVVGSVYADAAPASSELSHSIDWTQLEPAPDDESIEYALSPGGRYPSAPWLYLLADVPRDSQVPVKEKMARSRRSYVSVNPAVELLQRGAYNNYMERLAHANRDFLNCIGKRDPWSNPDCKMKA, from the exons CAGATGTGGTGGGCAGTATGTTGCGTTGCGGTGGTCGTCGGCAGCGTGTACGCAGACGCCGCGCCAGCTTCCAGCGAGCTCTCCCACTCCATTGACTGGACTCAATTGGAACCGGCTCCTGATGAt GAAAGCATCGAATACGCCCTGTCGCCGGGAGGCCGCTATCCCTCCGCGCCCTGGCTCTACCTGCTCGCTGACGTTCCCCGAGATTCACag GTGCCGGTTAAAGAGAAGATGGCGAGATCACGGCGATCTTACGTTTCTGTAAACCCAGCAGTTGAACTTTTGCAACGGGGTGCATACAACAACTATATGGAAAGGCTAGCCCATGCTAACCGTGACTTCTTAAACTGCATTGGAAAGCGAG atcCGTGGAGCAATCCTGATTGCAAGATGAAGGCCTAA